Proteins encoded in a region of the Rutidosis leptorrhynchoides isolate AG116_Rl617_1_P2 chromosome 9, CSIRO_AGI_Rlap_v1, whole genome shotgun sequence genome:
- the LOC139866986 gene encoding uncharacterized protein isoform X1 yields MFDLNARIRVFQQSLDSATFEAFGSDKVSQDEDTEMGNAREVEEAIRDLEAKLAQIISETNKMELEFQSEQNFHMQEQKVLDDLKHRISLMESVMEGSKELQELAIYPHFNFLLYLMFRAILFVLPLGGSGILYMLDHFRLFDPFPIYLTSVG; encoded by the exons ATGTTCGACCTGAATGCAAGGATCAG AGTGTTTCAGCAGTCGCTGGATTCTGCTACATTCGAAGCGTTTGGCAGCGACAAAGTATCACAAGATG AGGACACTGAAATGGGAAATGCGCGAGAAGTTGAAGAAGCAATCAGAGATCTTGAAGCAAAGCTTGCTCAAATAATCTCTGAAACCAACAAGATGGAACTTGAGTTTCAGTCTGAACAAAACTTTCATATGCAG GAGCAAAAGGTGCTGGATGATTTGAAGCATAGAATATCTCTGATGGAATCTGTAATGGAAGGAAGTAAAGAACTTCAAGAATTAGCCATATATCCTCACTTTAATTTCCTTCTCTACTTAATGTTCCGTGCTATCTTATTCGTCCTTCCACTGGGCGGGTCGGGCATCTTATACATGCTAGACCACTTTCGACTATTTGACCCGTTCCCTATATATCTCACTTCTGTTGGTTGA
- the LOC139866987 gene encoding uncharacterized protein, translating to MAGSTSQKELLTLIRDVSTEKSQGERRVVNLKRQIEELQSELDSVNSELEEAKRLKESTEQQLKGYEVEFAMNESSIQTIEARISSIQDEVSAIGSDLEAIKNEEGDLR from the exons ATGGCAGGCAGCACTTCGCAAAAAGAGCTCCTAACCCTAATTCGCGATGTCTCTACAGAAAAATCTCAAGGAg AGCGTAGGGTTGTAAATCTCAAACGGCAAATTGAAGAGCTTCAATCGGAACTTGATTCTGTTAATTCGGAGCTGGAAGAAGCTAAACGTTTGAAAGAATCTACTGAGCAACAACTTAAAGGATACGAAGTTGAATTTGCTATGAATGAATCGTCAATTCAAACTATAGAG GCGCGAATTTCTTCGATTCAGGATGAAGTCTCCGCTATTGGATCTGATTTAGAGGCAATTAAG AACGAAGAAGGAGATTTGAGGTAG
- the LOC139866986 gene encoding uncharacterized protein isoform X2, producing MFDLNARIRVFQQSLDSATFEAFGSDKVSQDEDTEMGNAREVEEAIRDLEAKLAQIISETNKMELEFQSEQNFHMQEQKVLDDLKHRISLMESVMEGSKELQELAMQTSRLEEACSSLGEKLQQKCICPSCQHDNVEMLGGIIQTSS from the exons ATGTTCGACCTGAATGCAAGGATCAG AGTGTTTCAGCAGTCGCTGGATTCTGCTACATTCGAAGCGTTTGGCAGCGACAAAGTATCACAAGATG AGGACACTGAAATGGGAAATGCGCGAGAAGTTGAAGAAGCAATCAGAGATCTTGAAGCAAAGCTTGCTCAAATAATCTCTGAAACCAACAAGATGGAACTTGAGTTTCAGTCTGAACAAAACTTTCATATGCAG GAGCAAAAGGTGCTGGATGATTTGAAGCATAGAATATCTCTGATGGAATCTGTAATGGAAGGAAGTAAAGAACTTCAAGAATTAGCCAT GCAGACTTCAAGACTTGAAGAGGCATGTTCTTCCCTTGGTGAAAAGCTGCAGCAGAAATGCATATGTCCCAGCTGTCAACATGACAATGTGGAAATGCTGGGTGGAATTATTCAAACTAGTTCATGA